The genome window TCGATAGTGCCCAGGCCTGCTCTTCCTATGTCTGCCTCCTTTCTGGTCCTGCAGCCACCTTTTGAGGTCACTCACTAGCACTCTTAGTCTCTTGCGTGCCCATTCTTCACCCCACCCTGCCTCTCATTCAGAAACCCTCTCACGCAGTCCTCTCCCTGTTTCCTCCTCTCCAGCTGACCTGACACTGGACCCTGGTACCGCACACCGCCACCTGCTCATCTCTGCTGACCGTCGCAGCGTCCAGGTGGCCCCACCAGGGACTCCCGCGCCCCCTGACGGCCCTACACGCTTTGACCAGCTCCCGGCTGTGCTGGGCGCACAGGGCTTCGGAGCTGGCCGCCACTGCTGGGAGGTGGAGACCGCGGGCGCCGCCTCCTGCACAGACTCTTCTGGGGACGAGGATGACGGGGAGCGCCGCTATGCCGTGGGCGCGGCAGGGGAGTCGGTGCAGCGCAAGGGTCGCGTGAGGCTGTGCCCCGCCGGAGCCGTGTGGGCCGTGGAGGGccgcggcggccgtctctgggcccTCACGGCACCCGAGCCCACCCTGCTGGGCGGCGCTGGGCCCCCGCCGCGGCGCATTCGAGTGGACTTGGACTGGGAGCGGGGCCGCGTGGCCTTCTACGACGGCCACTCGCTGGACCTGCTCTTCGCCTTCCAGGCGCCC of Microcebus murinus isolate Inina chromosome 5, M.murinus_Inina_mat1.0, whole genome shotgun sequence contains these proteins:
- the RNF39 gene encoding RING finger protein 39 isoform X2 produces the protein MDAPELGPGLVERLEQLATCPLCGGPFEDPVLLACEHSFCRACLAGCWGAPPAAGTEAPPTACPCCGLPCPRRCLRSNVRLAVEDIRKTWRRFDVPTPKSSNSEDDLPEDYPVVKNMLHRLTADLTLDPGTAHRHLLISADRRSVQVAPPGTPAPPDGPTRFDQLPAVLGAQGFGAGRHCWEVETAGAASCTDSSGDEDDGERRYAVGAAGESVQRKGRVRLCPAGAVWAVEGRGGRLWALTAPEPTLLGGAGPPPRRIRVDLDWERGRVAFYDGHSLDLLFAFQAPGPLGERVFPLFCTRDPRAPLRIVSAEG